Within Hoplias malabaricus isolate fHopMal1 chromosome 16, fHopMal1.hap1, whole genome shotgun sequence, the genomic segment gtggaacggaaacaAGATGTGAATCAGAAGAATTTTTCAAGACATTTTATCAACTTTATCAGAGTTTTCTGTGGTAATTAGTATTTTATTTGTCTATAACAGGAGAAATATGTTGACACGCACACGTTTTCCTAACGTTTTAAGGTGTCTGTAGTTATATACTGTGGTTAAAGGACACGTATATTAATGGTTGCCTGGTTGGAAGAATGTTCTTTAACCCGTATAAATGAATCTCCATAGAAGTCTAACCTGCGGTCTGTCTTTTGTTTCCAGGataaagagaagaagaagaaggagagcATATTTGATCTGTCAAAGTACATTGACAAACAGATCAGAGTCAAATTCCAAGGTGGACGTGAGGGTCAGTaacttttaactttttttttttagttgtggaTCTCTGAGCACGGGGGTGTGGTGCCACTGTTTTAGATACAAAACACCTCATGAAACcatgtaactcactcactcactcactcactcactcactcactcatagttAGACTAAAATGATCCTCAAGGGGGCCCCAGTCACTCAGGTTTAGGAACTCCTTCACAAGGCAATGATATAAAGTGCTTCGCATCGAATGCcacttttccaccgcatgggtctgGCTCAAATCGGCTTGACTCAGCACGGCTCggctcgcttaaagcttgtcgcttttcccgTGGCAGGGCTCCCCCCGCTAAATGGACCCGGTGACGTTGCAAAACCGTCTCTAACAGGAAACGCTGGCTtttcaaaaaccacaacaacggcagtgGAAAAGTTGTACGCTCTTTACTCATCATTTATTCGTGTTCAGGGAAAGTGATGGGATAAAGTCTGAGGTTGAACCAGAGTGGTGTTTTCTTACATGGGAATAAGACCATCCATGATGTAGGTGGATGGTGTTTGAAGTTGAGGCATTTgatcctctctctgtgtgtgatttAACAAGCTGGTGTGTGTTCGTGTTTGAGTGGTGGCTTTGGAACAAGGGCTGAATGCAGTAGGGGGACGGGGGTGGTTCCGTCggattgtatttatttatttagaaaaacTGGCGCTCACACTGTTTTCTACAAAATCACAGACTCTAGCTTTAACTGATTAAGTAAACTCTGAATTACTCGTAGTTACATAAACATGCCCCACTGTGGGtgttttattaatatgtatTAATAGAAATGGTCTTTTCCACAGCGAGTGGTGTCCTGAAGGGTTTCGATCCTCTACTGAACCTGGTGTTGGACGGCACAATTGAGTACATGCGTGGTAAGTACCAAAAGTACATCCTGAGGTAAGTCCTCAACCTCagtacttgtgtttttggagtaaTGGCTTACACAGAGAGTTACTCCATTTCAGTTTTATTGGTCTAAACCAGTTTCTGATCACTAGCTGAAAATGTCTCCAACCTCAGATAACtccattactgaaagtgctacaaaacaactCCTAACAGCCACATATAAACTGATGTGTTTTCTTCCCcttcaaacacaccgttccaccttaaaagactccttaaaaagagcttctgaatgaagaCAACCAGAGataactgtgtttccccacaatggTAGACATTCCCTTTCAGATGCACACATTTCTAGTGCTGGTTTTTGGAGCAGCTGTCCCCCAAGCTCAATGCTAGTGTAGAGTAGAGAGAAATGTATAAGATTCCCAGCTTTGGGTTGAGGAGCTGTGgatctgtgttttctggagcgaCGGCGCTCCGTCTGCTAGCTCTGGGATAATTcgcgatccagaactaatcacccagcatcagtacctgacttcactaatacCATCTGATCCTCACATCAGTGATCCAGCGTCCAACagaagtcttcccagaagaatCAAGgcatttttcttgtttatttctgttataaCCACTCTTCAATGTTTTTATAACACCTTCCAGACCCTGACGACCAGTACAAACTGACAGAGGACACCAGGCAGCTCGGGCTGGTGGTGTGCCGGGGGACAGCGGTGGTGTTGATCTGCCCTCAGGACGGCATGGAGGCCATTCCCAACCCCTTCATACAGCAACAGGACGGATAACAAACAACACTCGCAGGGATTAAGTAACTGTTTTTGAAAGAAGAGTCTGTTAAAGGAAGGTTTTTTTTGAGTTTCAGGTTTCAGTTACGCCCTAAATCATGGAAACGGATCTCATCCAGAAGTGTAACATACTGTGTTTGTGACGTTGGTTTTGTTTCACGGCTTTTGGTTTTGTTAAGTTTCTGAAACGTGGATCTGGATGATTGACAGATTAAATTCTGCTGAGTCATGTGTTTCTCTTTGTGTCTAAAGCCACATTGTGCTGACGTTTATATTTTTAgtaaattgttttaatattaaaaaaaagtcataaaAATGTTTGAAGAAGTCATTTGAATTATtcagaacgtgtgtgtgtgtgtgtgtgtgaactcatTTTGGTAAATGTACAGTGACAGTAAAAGCACATTTATCACTTTTTGAAGTCCACAGGTGTTTCACGAGTGTGAAGTGTTCTCATTTACTTTGAGAATTACTTCTGGGAATTGATgagttatttaaattatttagaaataaaCCCTGAGTTTAAGGAAATAAATAACGACATATTTTACAAGTGTGGACTTTGTGCCATTAATGggttaataatatttaaaggcTCCACAATTGCTTTCCCATATTTTCTATTATGATTAATATTTCAGGAGTTCCTCTTTGctctctgtgtgtcctctgatGATGGAAAGCTGTATCACACATGAATTAtgactgttatttattttatttatgtccaAAAGCACATTGTGCCAGCTTCATTTATTTAGTGACTCTATTAATAATGTGTTTCTCATGGGATCAATGTTCTTCAGACACTTTGAGCATTAAAAACCTCTTGATGTTTCAGGACATTTagctttactttttttttttaccactggCCTCTACTTGACCCTGACCATGATTATGATTCACAGTGGGGCTCCAGTTAGTGTCATGGCCTCGCAGTTACAGGGGCTCAGGAACTcatgaggagtgtggggtgttctccctgtgtctgtgcgggtttcctgcaggtgctacgtttccttccacagtccagaCACACTTTGGTagagagagtgtctgtgtggcagctgtgagtttgtgagtgtggaaatgtccacagctgtgagtgacagagtgagtgtgtggaaatatccacagctgtgagtttgtgagtgacaaggtgagtgtgtgagtgacagggtgagtgtgtgatgccctgatcCAATGACTCCAGACAGAAATCCTGATGAGAATGAAGCACTTGCGggaactgaatgaatgaatagttgtaatatataatgtgtttttaatcatttctaaTATTGTATTTATATCAAAATTCAGATATTCGTGGATTTCTTgacctcagctgctcctcgtgTAAAACTCCTAATGTCTTTAAAAGGcagaaaaaacccacaaagcCTCAGTTAAACTTCTCAATGACTGTAGTATTATCTCTGCAGTGGGAGTGGCTGATCTCCtcctataacacacacacacacacacacacacgcactcagcCTCCGACCTGCTGCAGTGGGCTTTACTGATCAGTTTGGTGAGTTAATCTGTGGGGAATTTCCAGTTTGTAAAAGGGAGATTAACTTGGATCTTTATATTGTTTCTGTAGACCACCTCCACCCACGGGGGCAGAACTAGTTTTTTTTAAGTCGTATATGAATGTGAACTGGGAGCACTAGCCGCCTCAGAGAACTGATGCTGAGCAGAAGGTGAGTGGACTTTCTTAtaaaaatgacctccttgtttctgcacccTGGGGGAAGGGGGGTCCTAACCATTgcaaaacagggtgaaagagggcttataaagtatgcagagcaacatgtggtgtagagtgtgtaattgtagaaaaacaaagtgcacttaaatggtcagaggagctgatagAATGATGGAACAGTGAGGTGAACTACAGACTAAATGTGTACCATGTATTTTGAGTTCTGATGCTGTATATTTCCCTGTGTGTGGTCAGATCTTTCTACTGAACTCCCTTTTTTAACCCTGAGTACTGACTGATGTACCTGGAGGAGTAGCTTAACCTCAGTGTTTAAGAAATACACGGACACGTTTTCAGCAGCACTGTCTCAGTCATCGGTTTAGACTTTTCCAGAAGCTTCCAAACTTAAGGAACACCTGCTGAAAGTCCTGCTGTGGGAATAAAGCCAAGGGCCCTCCATAGCATCGCCTTGTGACGTCAGCGCTCCTCGGGTTTAAAGGGAACTTCCACTGATCCCCCTCTCAGTTTCTgcttaaacacagtgatggaGAGCGTTTAAATGTGAAGTGGACGATGGAAGAGAAACTTAGAGGCtctgatttctttacagtgCGTGTGATAGGAAGCAGGGGTCGTGATATTCCGGTGTTAGTTTCCCATTTGGAggcagacgtctggttccattcaccagcCCTGTGAACATGTCTATAACTTTTATAATTAAAAGCCCACACTCTCACTTTGTTAATGTCTTATGATTAAATTATATatgcaatgattttgaagagagagagagagacaaaagagaGCGTGAGAGGTTCAGAAACCAAAGAATCtaatgtgtatttgtttttaggGATTTCTAGAGATTCCCGTATCTACCCTAATATTTGTCCCTTTTTCTGGAGCCCGCTGTCCCAGCCCCACATTTTAGTGCGCCCCCCCAGGTTTGGACACGATGTAGCTGGGtacaagctgtgcatgggctccTGAGGGGTGGGTACGTGAGCTGATATTGGGACTAGGCTGCCTGTATGTGATAAATAAGCCCATGTTGGCTCTACATTTCTCATGGTCTCATTATTGACCCTGGAGGGTGTCCATATGAGAAGCCCACATTTAAATCAAGGACAAAATTTACTGGTGCCCAGCCAGGTGTCAGATATGGGTCCCTCATGGGTGTGTTGGCTGGGGTTATAGTACAGTAAAAATAGCCCATTGTTGTAGTACAGTAGCAGAGAGCACAGACCGTCCCACCGAGATCATGTTTACTCTCAGCGTCTGTGGAAGAAACTGATCCTATTCATATTAAACAATGGATATGAGGACATAATGTTTCAAGCATCTCTCAgactctggctgtgtgtgtgtgtgtgtgtgtgtgtgtgtgtgtgtgtgtgtgtagacagcTGTAGAGATGAAGAAGCTGGACTCTTCCCCTCAATCCTCTTTCTCCTGTGGATACTTCACCCTGGCCACAGTTCTGATCTTCCTCTTtattggggtgtgtgtgggtgttttcgTAGGTGAGTGATGCACTTAATACAGGGATCCCCAAATTAAACAATAGGTCAGATTATTTACAAATAGGTCACTGTTAACACTGATCATCTCCCCTGATCTGATGTGTTTTGAAGAAGAAGGAGTCGTG encodes:
- the lsm7 gene encoding U6 snRNA-associated Sm-like protein LSm7, with product MADKEKKKKESIFDLSKYIDKQIRVKFQGGREASGVLKGFDPLLNLVLDGTIEYMRDPDDQYKLTEDTRQLGLVVCRGTAVVLICPQDGMEAIPNPFIQQQDG